A genomic window from Hyla sarda isolate aHylSar1 chromosome 8, aHylSar1.hap1, whole genome shotgun sequence includes:
- the WDR24 gene encoding GATOR complex protein WDR24, producing MEKMARVTTALGGNTLTGRTMFCHLDAPANAISVCRDATQVVVAGRNIFKIYSMEDDHFAEKLNLRVGRKPSLNFSCADVVWHQMDENLLATAATNGVVVTWNLGKPSRNKQDQLFTEHKRTVNKVCFHPTEVYMLLSGSQDGFMKCFDLRKKDSVSTFSGQSESVRDVQFSIRDYFTFAATFENGNVQLWDIRRPDRFERMFTAHNGPVFCCDWHPEDRGWLATGGRDKMVKVWDMNTNRAKEIYCVQTIASVARVKWRPERKYHIGTCSMMVDHNIYVWDVRRPFIPFATFEEHKDVTTGIVWRHLHDPYFLLSGSKDSTLYQHIFRDARRPIDRANPEGLCYGLFGDLAFAAKESLISSSSSSHDSNRKPYDRRHPIFFLRKQDPMEQFENISSGLMVFEAGGGDMGWFVATAERYALAGKPLAELCDHNAKVARELNRWQVAQTWTMLGIIYCSAGTVPPTNLNHSLGKSANSMPLLNSYNLKDLPPGMGSEARLEHSKGDSRADSILMDSAAINNDENEETEGSDVPADYLLGDVEGDEDELYLVDHDNPHTEEQEYVLPQEGFPLRHEITDNPSALDHLQDKADSPHVSGNEAETVSLTPVESFSLISISHALYENRLPSDFFNPTVRDMLCYYAEQGDVQMAASVLIVLGDRIRKEIDEQMQEHWFTSYIDLLQRFKLWNVSNQVIKLSTCSAINCMNQASTTLHINCSNCKRPMSNKGWICDRCRQCASMCAVCHHVVKGLFVWCQGCGHGGHLQHIMNWMQTNSHCPAGCGHPCEYS from the exons ATGGAGAAGATGGCGAGGGTCACCACGGCCCTGGGCGGTAACACCCTGACCGGACGCACCATGTTCTGCCACCTGGACGCCCCCGCCAACGCCATCAGCGTCTGCCGCGACGCCACCCAGGTGGTGGTGGCCGGGCGCAACATCTTCAAGATCTACTCCATGGAGGACGACCACTTTGCGGAGAAGCTGAACCTGAGAGTTGGACGCAAGCCGTCTCTCAACTTCAGCTGCGCCGACGTGGTGTGGCACCAGATGGACGAGAATCTGCTGGCCACGGCCGCCACCAATGGCGTGGTGGTGACCTGGAACCTGGGCAAACCCTCCCGGAACAAGCAGGACCAGCTCTTCACCGAGCACAAGAGGACGGTCAACAAGGTCTGCTTCCACCCCACCGAGGTCTACATGCTGCTCAGCGGATCCCAGGACGGCTTCATGAAATGCTTCGACCTCCGCAAGAAGGACTCCGTCAGCACCTTCTCAG GTCAGTCAGAGAGCGTGAGGGACGTCCAGTTCAGTATCCGCGACTACTTCACCTTTGCTGCAACCTTTGAGAATGGAAACGTCCAGCTCTGGGACATCCGGCGGCCGGACCGCTTCGAGCGCATGTTCACCGCCCACAATGGCCCGGTCTTCTGCTGTGACTGGCACCCCGAGGATAG AGGGTGGCTGGCCACAGGCGGTCGTGATAAGATGGTGAAGGTGTGGGACATGAACACCAACAGGGCCAAAGAAATCTACTGTGTCCAGACGATCGCCTCCGTGGCCCGCGTGAAGTGGCGCCCTGAGAGGAAGTACCACATAGGGACGTGCTCCATGATGGTGGACCATAACATCTACGTGTGGGACGTGCGCCGCCCGTTCATACCTTTTGCCACCTTTGAAGAACACAAGGACGTGACGACGGGCATCGTCTGGCGTCACCTACACGACCCGTACTTCCTTCTCTCGGGGTCTAAGGACAGCACATTGTACCAGCACATCTTCAGAGACGCCCGCCGGCCCATAGACCGCGCCAATCCTGAAGGCCTCTGCTATGGACTCTTTGGCGACTTGGCCTTTGCGGCCAAGGAAAGtctgatctcctcctcctcatcctcccatGACTCCAATAGGAAACCCTACGACAGGCGTCACCCAATCTTCTTCCTAAGGAAGCAGGACCCCATGGAGCAGTTTGAGAATATCTCCAGCGGGCTGATGGTGTTTGAGGCGGGCGGTGGGGACATGGGCTGGTTTGTGGCTACGGCGGAGCGGTACGCCCTGGCTGGAAAACCACTGGCGGAACTGTGTGACCACAATGCCAAGGTGGCCAGAGAACTGAACAGATGGCAG GTCGCTCAAACATGGACAATGCTGGGAATCATCTACTGCAGCGCGGGCACTGTGCCCCCGACCAATCTCAACCATAGCTTGGGCAAAAGTGCCAACTCCATGCCCCTTCTGAACAG CTACAACCTGAAGGATCTGCCCCCGGGGATGGGCAGCGAGGCCCGACTGGAGCACAGTAAAGGGGACAGCCGGGCGGACAGCATTCTCATGGACTCTGCCGCCATTAACAATGATG agaACGAGGAGACCGAGGGCAGTGACGTTCCAGCCGACTACCTCCTGGGGGACGTGGAGGGGGACGAGGACGAGCTGTATCTGGTGGACCACGACAATCCACACA CTGAGGAGCAGGAGTACGTCCTCCCCCAGGAAGGTTTTCCTCTGCGCCATGAGATCACAGACAATCCCTCCGCTCTGGATCATCTGCAGGATAAGGCGGACTCTCCCCATGTGAGCGGCAATGAGGCGGAGACTGTGTCCCTGACACCGGTGGAGTCTTTCTCCCTCATCTCTATCTCCCATGCCTTGTACGAGAACCGGCTGCCCTCGGACTTCTTTAACCCCACGGTGCGGGACATGTTGTGTTACTATGCAGAGCAGGGAGACGTACAGATGGCGGCCTCCGTCCTCATCGTGCTGGGGGATCGAATCCGCAAGGAGATAGATGAACAgatgcag GAGCACTGGTTCACCTCGTACATCGATCTCCTCCAGCGCTTTAAGCTTTGGAACGTCTCCAACCAGGTGATAAAGCTGAGCACGTGCAGCGCCATCAACTGCATGAACCAGGCGTCCACCACCCTGCACATCAACTGCAGCAACTGCAAGCGGCCAATGAGCAACAAGGGCTGGATCTGTGACCG GTGCCGGCAGTGCGCCAGTATGTGTGCGGTGTGCCACCATGTGGTGAAGGGTCTCTTTGTCTGGTGCCAGGGCTGCGGGCACGGCGGGCACCTCCAGCACATTATGAACTGGATGCAGACGAACTCCCACTGTCCGGCCGGCTGCGGCCACCCCTGTGAATACAGCTGA